AATAATTCATAGAAaacactgcataacaatccaaataccaatacccccccacacaaaaCGATACATACAATACACAAAatacatgagaagccatgttggatcaggccaatggcccatccagtccaacactctgtgtcacacagtggccaaaacaagcaagtgccatcaggaggtccaccagtggggctagaagccctctcactgtatttctcttcaaagagaactgtattaccgttttcgcacacagcttacctcgcagtaacaatcctgttccctccgcagcgtctgtaggatttcccaccatctgtgccggagttacaagaagtgccgcggcttttgcgtagcaaacgttaactgggttttagcagtttacgtttgctacacaaaagctgcgacacttcctgtaacttcggcgcagatggtgggaaatccaaccagacactgcggagggaacaggattgtgactgcgaggtaagctgtgtgcaaaaatggtccaattcttttcaaagccaggattCCTCTAGGAAACATAGCCATACAGTTCTCACATTTTCTCTGCCTTATTCATGGGTAATTCATTTCATTCACTTATTGGACCATTAAATCCAACATTAGTGAAATCCCAGTTGTTACATTTTAATTCATGGCTGGAGAACTGACTTGGGAAGGTTCCTTCTCAATTTTATATCCTATCTAAAACAGACCAACACAATCAGAGAGAATGACACATCctctccagcagagggcagcacaCACAAACATATCTATTATACTTTATGCTCCGTGAAAGGTGTTACTATTTTACAGTGACAGACTAGCATGGCTAACTCCTTTGGATccagggccttttctgagcaggaacgcagttccggctggcttggcatcagggggtgtggcctaatgtgcaaatgagttcctgctgggctttttctgcaaaaatgccctgtgtgaaacaatgttgctGTTGCAAACTCCTTCATTTCCAGCAGCAGTGCATAGGGCAGCCTCCATGCGGAAACACCCTACAACAGCTACAGGAATTATCTATACATTTAAGCTAGTTTCATGGACAGCGCCTGTCCCAACACCGGATTCAATACATTTTTTGTGAAGCTGCCAAGAGTTATCTAAACATCCCCAGTCTTTCAGAAAAGAATAGTCCAAAGGTTAACTGATTTGCTAACTGCCGTACACTCAGGACATGTATATCTGGCTGCTGCACAATCAACACAacactttgagagagagagaaagagacagacagacagacagacagagacagacagagaatcCCACATTTCATTGCTGTTTTGTGTGATTGGTCCTATATCCTCTTTGATTTCCTCAGCCAGAGACTCCTAGGGGTTAAGATGCCATCATAAAGTCAAAGGCAAAGCTATTGGATAGGCTCTTTGCAGTGCCCAGGGGTCACGTGACAGGACTCATTTCCTCTTTTGCTCTCCCTTTCATTTCCTATAGTGAAACCGAGGACTTTGCTCTAAGCCAACCAGCGTGAGGAACTCCAGAAATTCCAGCGGAGTCATGCTCTTTGAACTGAGCCAGCCAGGATGGCAGGAGGAGACGGGAGTCAAGATTCCTGGGTTCTTGGACTGGAAATACGGTTGGCTGAGCTGTCAACTATGAATTAGAGATCCCTGAGCCAGAAGACTTGTTGGAGGAGAAAATCAGGTCTGATGAGCTGTCAGTGGAGGGAGCATAAAGTAGATTCCTGACTCCTGTCGCTTCTGCATCCTgctcagcagagcttttttttttttttgtagcaggaactcctttgcatatttaggccacacacccctgttgtagccaattctcctggagcttacagtaagccctgtaagaagagccctgtaagctcttggaggattggctacatcagggagatgtagcgtaatatgcaaaggagttcgtctttggtgtagcagttaagtgtgtggactcttatctgggagaactgggtttaattccccacacctccacttgcagctgctggaatggccttgggtcagccatagctttcgtaggagctggccttgaaagggcagtttctgttaaagctctctcagccccacccacctcacagggtgtctgttgttggggggaaggtaaaggagattgtgaccactctgagatgcagagggggggggggagagggttgccatcaagtcacagctgaatcccccccccaaaaaaagtttttattttcattGTAGGTGACCTTGtcgggatttcaaggcaagagaggtggtttgtcatttcttggcctcttcatcacaaccctggacttccttgggggcctCCCATCCTAATATTGACCccatctgaccctgcttagcttctgcgatctgacaagaccaggccTGCCGGGgaatccaggtcaggacaacatGGACGTTAGCCAATATCTATTACGGATCGGGTACAAGGGTCCCGCCCAGCCTTCTCTGGAGACCTTGCGCCGTCTCCACCGTTGCCATCTCCTCTCCGTGCCCTTTGGGAGCCTGAGCATCCACTGTGGGGAGCCAATCTCCTTGACGTTGCCCCTTCTCTACGACAAGATTGTCCGCTGCCACCGGGACGGTTTCTGTTACGAGCTGAACGGGCTTTTCTTGTGGCTGCTGCAGACGCTGGGATTTGACACCAAAGCAGTGTCCGGTCGCGTTCGGAACCGTTTCACGGGACACTACGGCCCCCCTCTGGACCATATGGTGATTTTGGTCCAGTTGGATGGACGCTCGTTCCTCTGTGATGTCGGTTTTGGGGAAGCCTTTCTAGAGCCACTGGAGTTGAAGCCGGACTCGGAACAAGTCCAagatgggggcatcttctggcTCGGCAACAAGGGGGGAGTTTGGGTCTTGGAGCGCCGGGAAGTTCCTGGCAAGGACGGGAGACCTTTGTATCAATTCACCCTTGAGGAGAAGAAGTTGGAGGATTTTGCTGACATGTGCCTTTATCACCAGACTTCGCCCAGTTCTATCTTCCCCTGCAAATCCTTCTGTTCCTTGCATCAGGAAGACGGTGGGCGCCTTACCTATATGGGATGGCGTCTCATCTCCACAATGGGGGAGAAACGTACGGAGACCCCACTGCAAAGCTCTGAGATCCCAGCCGTCCTACGTGAGAAATTTGGGATTCAGTTGGAGAGGGACTTCGAGCCAAAGGACGAAAAGATCatgccacctcctgaagaaggcTGAGAAGGTAGAAGGGAAACGGGTCTCCGATTTGGACAGCAGGCTAGAAACTGGATTATACATCATCTCTTTGCACACAGGTTTCAGTCTCTGTCAGAACTGATGTCATATCACAGGATGTTCCAGAACATTCTAActtcagaaaggggaggggcagTCAATTTTGATGTTTCAGGCATAGAAAAAAAATGATTCCCACATGGTGCTTTGTCTTCCTACAGCAAGGTGGAGCTGCCCCCAGGTTGGTTTAATCAAGAAGCAACTAGGgaaagatttgaggatggagtgtgtggaaggcagggtttggggaggggagtggagtATAAcaccatacactccaccctcccaaGTATGGTTGCCATGTGACTGCTGCGGATGGGAGATCTCCTACCGCCCATTGGCTCTTGCCTTCTGTCACTCCAAGTGGccagcagaagaaagaaaaaaaatcaccacTGGCAATGGAGTGGCATCATGTCCAAGAAACCCTGAACATGATGCCAGTCCCATccaggaattgctggaaattctATAGTTTTGCCATAGAGAttctggaaattcctagagaggtggcACCACGCTGTCGCTGCAGGCCACCTCCCATTCCTCCACCTGGTTGTCCTACTACGCCTGGCCCCctgacttccaaagcagccagtttctctagaagaactgatttctgtagtctggagatccactgtaattctgggaagtctccaggccccatcaGGAAGCTGGCCATCCTGTCTGTGACAATCGAGGAATTtcccccaatctctatggtaTTTACTatagagattggggaaattcctacagGGTTGTGACATTACttccaagtaggcttcccaacccccaggtcccagcgggggatcccccgttttgacaggcttctccccgcccccagccagctggccggcgggggaagccccacccccacagtcctcctgtagttttagagctccggcaggtttagaaacctgcaaacagtttttaaaatgtgtacctttaaggctgagcaggcagcaggaaacaggaagggcttcatgggaaaagaTCAgtaagtttcctcagagaacggcccctctctttcttttgctttcgttttcagagcaagcaggaatattctgcaggaacaagatctagtaagtatttgtgtgtgagagagagggaggtggcAGGGGATTccaaggtttggaggccctccccccgctttagaaagtgtgggggggagggaaatgtctactgggcactctattattccctatgaagaacgattcccatagggaataatggggcattgatccgtgggtattgggggctctgggggggcttttttttgaggtagaggaaccaattttttagtatagcatctagttcctctccccaaaatactccccaagtttcaaaatgattggaccagggggtccaattctatgagccccaaaatatggtgccccaatccctcattatttcctatggaagaaaggcatttgaaaaggtgtgctgtccctttaaatgtgatggccagaactcccttggagttcaattatacttgtcacacccttgtaccaggctccacccccaatgtctcctggctccacccccaaagtctcctggctccgcccccaaagtcctcagatatttcttgaattggacttggcaaccctacttccaagtGTTCATCTGCAAGCGATGTCACAGTGACCCAGGTGCTCCCGCCAAGTCCCACCCCTCAAAAGCTCCCAGGATTGGCAGCTGCGAGCCTGGCATGGCATGAGGAGGCCGGGGTTTCAGTTCTGAATATTCCCTTGTCTTCGAGGCATCCGATGTGACATTTTGGAAAGACACCATTGCAGcagtctgtttaaaaaaaaatgctggtccTTTTCAAAAGCAATTTGATCATTTTTCTAGTGCGGTTCACAGTTTTTTCGAGTTGCGCTTAAAGGCCTCGATATAATCTTAAGGACCACAACAGAATATGTGAACTTGAATGCATGTTGTTAATGAGCGTATGGAAAATTTATTGTGAAAAATTCATCGAATGATTATACGGGTGACTGCAAATAATATCTGTTTCTATTATTAGATACGTGGTGtaatttctttttgtttctcCTTTGTTCATTATCATCCCTTTCCCTTTTTGTGGTGTGCTTAAAGAAAAGCCTGTGCAAGCAGAAAACCAGCACATAAAGGGGACAGATCTGCTAAAGTCATGATTAAAAAGTGAGTGCAGCTGTGGGTAAcaagtcccagggctttttttttttttttttttgcaggaatttctttgtatattaggccacaggcccctgatgtagccagtactccaagagctttcagtaggtcctgtactaagagccctgtaagctcctggaggattggctacatcaggggtgtgtggcctaatatgcaaaggagctcctgctagaattctacccctgctaaCAACAAACTTCTTTATTGAAAGAACCAAACTGGAGAGCAATCAGGCAAAACAGGCAATAAACATAGTTGGGGAAGGACACACCTCTTTTAGTCAGCGGGAATCTGCcccattggtctctccaggatccttcatttgcatgtaCATTGATACATGCCTTGTGTCCCGATTGGCCAGTTCAGACAGAATAGCCAATCTGAACGTAGGCATTTGGGTCCTGGAGGGTAGTACCATGCTTCAGTTACTAACACTATGAACAGTATATGAGCAAGAACACAGAACAGCACATAATAGTCTTGCTAGTTTTCTATCTGCAGGAAGTTTGGGCATGGGCAAGCATTCTAAAACACGATCTCCAATCTAATCACGCAGACCACTCTACCTGCATGTGTGAACGAGGCCTCCTCATGCCTCTGCACTGGTTTTAATGAGCTCCTCTCCATGCAGAGATGCAGCAGCCTTACCTGTCCACAGTGGAGGCAGGCTCACAGGAACTCATGCAGATCTGCAACAGGTAGACTCCAAGGGCAGATTGctcttatttttaaaacaagCCTTGGGCAAGAGGTAAGAATGAAGCACGAATCCAATTTTAACTCAGAAGCAAGCCTGCATCAGCTACCAGCTGTTAGGGAAACAGCAGGTTCAAAGAACAACAGATGTGTACCAGTCACAGAGGAGCTGCATGGAGAGCATTGATAGCCACCCTCTGCCACGTGAAGCAGGCAGATAAAGTAGTCCCTGTTCTCGAAAGAAGGGGCGGGGAGAGAGCAGAGCTCCTTCAGGCGCCCGGTAGGGATTCCTTTGCACGTTACAGGAGGCCTGGCTATAGGTGAGGGGTGTTCATACTGACTTTTAAAGGGTTGAGGGAGGAGCCAAAGGCGGGGCTAGTTGAAacaggagaagcccacaccatgtGCTTTTTGACTTGCATGTAAAGCAGGGATTTCGGTGGTGTGCAACAACCAGGAGTAAGAGCTGGGAAGAGTGGGCTGGGagggggatcggggggggggggatgaaaaagcAGGGAAGACCTAAGGTgaccacatttctttctttcGAAGGCTCCTGAACGTCTAAGTCCTGCAAGACAGGTAGGAATTCAAGTTTTTTTTCATCACTGCAGGGCAGACACACACCTCCTTATTTTTATCTGTCTTGCAGCTATTACAGGTTCATGCGCTCTGCacagttgttcagggtggtgagaaccagggaggactgtgaggcactccagagggatccgTCAAGGCTGGGCgaatgggtgtcaacatggcaaaggaggttcaatgtgggcaagtgcaaagtaataaatacacagtggggccaaaaatcctaactataaatatacatggatggggtctgaactggcagtaaCTGTAGATAACTCCCTTGGAAACGGTCCAATTTAGAAGCAGCTCTTGACAGACCAGTCCGAGCTGCTTCTAATCTCGCGTCGCCCTGgttcttagccagtttggtgtagtggttaagtgcgtggactcttacctgggagaaccgggtttgattccccactcctccacttacacctgctggaatggccctgcaggagttgtccttgaatgggcagattctgtgaaagccctctcacccccacccacctcacaaggtgtctgttgtgggggaagaaaataaaggagattgtaaaccgctctgagcctctgattcagagagaagggcagggtataaacctgcggttttcttcttcttatgttcagaaATCCAGATATTGTGTAATGACactcctcagcttctttccaccAACATCATGAAACTAGAAAACAAATGAACATCTTAATCCCACTTAAAGCTGTGATGACCAATGTTGTAAGTGCCAGAAGCTGATCCAGCTGCTCTTCTTGTCACAGTGGTGGTAGGAAGTCCAGTTGAATCACAGCTGACATAGAgtaacctcatagggttttccagggctttttttttttttgcagcaggagctcctttgcttattaggccacataccctgggTTTTAACcatttacgtttgctacacaaaagctgcggcacttcctgtaactccggcgcagatggtgggaaatccgacagacgctgcagagggaacaggattgtgactgcgaggtaagctgtgtgcgaaaacggtccaattcttttcaaagccaggattCCTCTGGGAAACATAGCCATACAGTTCTCAAAATGTTTCTGCCTTATTCATGGGTAATTCATTTCATTCACTTATTGGACCATTAAATCCAACATTAGTGAAATCCCAGTTGTTACATTTTAATTCATGGCTGGAGAACTGACTTGGGAAGGTTCCTTCTCAATTTTATATCCTATCTAAAACAGACCAACACAATCAGAGAGAATGACACATCctctccagcagagggcagcacaCACAAACATATCTATTATACTTTATGCTCAGTGAAAGGTGTTACTATTTTACAGTGACAGACTAGCATGGCTAACTCCTTTGGATccagggccttttctgagcaggaacgcagtttcggctggcttggcatcagggggtgtggcctaatgtgcaaatgagttcctgctgagctttttctgcaaaaatgccctgtgtgaaacaatgttgctGTTGCAAACTCCTTCATTTCCAGCAGCAGTGCATAGGGCAGTCTCCATGCGGAAACACCCTACAACAGCTACAGGAATTATCTATACATTTAAGCTAGTTTCATGGACAGCGCCTGTCCCAACACCTGATTCAATCCATTTTTGTGAAGCTGCCACCTGATTCAATGCCATTTTTTGTGAAACTTCCCCAGTCTTTCAGAAAAGAATAGTCCAATGGTTAACTGGTTTGCTAACTGGCGTACACTCAGGACATGTATATCTGGCTGCTGCACAATCAACACAacactttgagagagagagacagagagacagacagagacagagaattCAACATTTCATTGCTGTTTTGTGTGATTGGTCCTATATCCTCTTTGATTTGCTCAGCCAGAGACTCCTAGGGGTTAAGATGCCATCATAAAGTCAAAGGCAAAGCTATTGGATAGGCTCTTTGCAGTGCCCAGGGGTCACGTGACAGGACTCATTTCCTCTTTTGCTCTCCCTTTCATTTCCTATAGTGAAACCGAGGACTTTGCTCTGAGCCAACCAGCGTGAGGAACTCCAGAAATTCCAGTGGAGTCATTCTCTTGACCTGagccagccaggaaggcaggagGAGACCGGAGTCAAGATTCCTGGGCTCCTGGACTGGAAGATTCCTGGGCTCCTGGACTGGAAATACGGTTGGCTGAGCTGTCAACTATGAATTAGAGATTCCTGAGCCACAAGACTTGTTGGAGAAGAAGATCAGGTCTGATGAGCTGTCAGTGGAGGGAGCATAAAGCAGATTCCTGACTCCTGTCGCTTCTGCATCCTGCTCAGCagaacttttttattttttgtagcaggaactcttttgcatatttcgGCCacatataataaggcttgctgaagcattagttatagtaaggcttgctgaagtattagttatggtaaggcttgctgaagcattagatataataaggcttgctgaagcattagttatggtaaggcttgctaaagtattagttatggtaaggcttgctgaattaTTAGTTATGGTAAGCCTTGCTGAAGTATAGATTAAGTACTATTGTTTGGAGTATCTTGCTAGGACTGCCCGCCACACAGACGTTCTACTAACTATTAAGGTTTTATTTGTACTATTATATCTCCTCCTAATTGCTGGTGTTCCATTTGTATTGGTAATAAAACTTGTTTATTAAAAAGAACATAGACTTGGGTTTATTCTTGAGGCGCTGTATCCATGGGTCTTCCAGAGAGCCCACCGCCCAAGAGAGACGCTGGGCAGATTTGCTCCTACCATCACTGAGTGCCCATCCGAGGAAGAGATGAAGGTCTCCATAGagaaagacttaaaaaaaaaaaaggtaaaggtgcaagcaacagtcatttccagctctggggtgatgaCGCATCACGATGTTCTCACGGCAGActgttttatggggtggtttgccactgccttccccagtcatcgacacttcccccccccagaaaGTGGGGTACTCATTcggccgacctcggaaggatggaaggctgagtcaacctggagccagctacctgaacccagctttaccgggatcgaactcaggtcctgagcagagcctggactgcaatactgcagctttaccactctgcgccacggggctccttgagGAGGACTAGATAGcatcatattttattttttatttgcttCACCTCTATCCCACCTCACaccccaatagggacccaaagtgcaGGCcatcctccattctatcctcacaacgaccttggtgaggctgagagtggtgCCGGGCTCAAGGCCACCAGGAGGCTTCCATGGCAGGAGTGGGGATTAAAACCCCAGGTcttcccaggtcctagtccaatactcttaACCAGTGCATCATGCTGGCTCATATCTTACCTGCAGCCAGCCATGCCTGGAGCTCCTCTAAACACAGCCAGCTCCAAAGAGGATAAGTTGGGCATTTGCCCAAAGGCCAAGGGTGCCCTCCCCAACAACCAGACCATTTTCATGGTGCATGGAACCTCCCCGAGAGTGGGAAGGAGTCTAgcaagccctggctctttctggTGTGGAGGAGCCCAGGGCCTTTGAAGGCAGACCGCAGCCCCCTGTGCTGTTCCTTGGTGGCAGTGGGACATCCCTGAAAGAAGAAGAGtagcagatttattccccgcccttctccctgaatcagagactctagatggcgcctggagatctctcaggattacaactgaactccagaccatGGAAGAGTCAAGtttcagctttcgtgtgctagaagctcacgtcatcagacaatagtatggaatggcaagcagaccTAATTacggagaaagtgggcagtgagttcatATACAGAGTCCTGGGAATGTTATTTAGCAGAttgaaagaatcacaagttggggtctggtgtttatCAGTtagtgtctgatgaagtgtgcttagagcacatgaaagcatacattctgaataaaactttgtgggtcttaaaggtgccaaattgactcttgctttgttctactgcttcagaccaacctggatCTATCCAGACCATGAAGATCACTTCACCggcagaaaatgcctgctttggagggtttatCTCTTTCCACAGTTTTATGGCACTATATACtgtccctccacaggctccacccacaaatctccaggcatttctcagcctggagttgTCAAGCCTACCACCCCTGGACTGGGTTGTCTTTTTGGGTCTGAGACTTGTGTTTCAGTGGACGGATGAAACCTGGAGGGGGCCAGCTCTGGCACACGCTCATTGGCTTCTTTTAAGATGTCTCTGCATGTCTGcttgcagggttggccttggaaaTTCTAGACTCACACAGTGAATTCTCAGCCGATGCAGGGTGTTAGTTTCAGAGTTGGTCcggtcctaagaacataagagaagccatgttggatcaggccaatggcccatccagtccaacactctgtatcacacagtggccaaaaatttagacatatacatatatatacacactgtggctaatagccactgatggacctctgctccatatttttatctaaacccctcttgaagctggctatgcttgtagctgccaccacctcctgtggcagtgaattccacatgttaatcaccctttgggtgaagaagtacctccttttatctgttctaacccgactgctcagcaatttcattgaatgcccacgagttcttgtattgtgagaaagggagaaaagtacttctttctctaccttctccatcccatgcataatcttgtaaacctctatcatgtcaccccgcagttgacgtttcttcaagctaaagagcctcaagcgttttaacctttcttcatagggaaagtgttccaaa
The sequence above is a segment of the Heteronotia binoei isolate CCM8104 ecotype False Entrance Well chromosome 15, APGP_CSIRO_Hbin_v1, whole genome shotgun sequence genome. Coding sequences within it:
- the LOC132584234 gene encoding arylamine N-acetyltransferase, pineal gland isozyme NAT-10-like, producing MDVSQYLLRIGYKGPAQPSLETLRRLHRCHLLSVPFGSLSIHCGEPISLTLPLLYDKIVRCHRDGFCYELNGLFLWLLQTLGFDTKAVSGRVRNRFTGHYGPPLDHMVILVQLDGRSFLCDVGFGEAFLEPLELKPDSEQVQDGGIFWLGNKGGVWVLERREVPGKDGRPLYQFTLEEKKLEDFADMCLYHQTSPSSIFPCKSFCSLHQEDGGRLTYMGWRLISTMGEKRTETPLQSSEIPAVLREKFGIQLERDFEPKDEKIMPPPEEG